The Brachyspira aalborgi genome has a segment encoding these proteins:
- a CDS encoding TAXI family TRAP transporter solute-binding subunit, with product MRRLTIIYISLFILFLIGCGKSANKNYIFATGGTSGTYYSFGGVIANLWNNNIEGVNVTAQSTGASAENLRLINRGEADFAFVQNDVMDYAYNGTDMFEGEVLSNFSAILTLYPEVVQIAATKSSGIKSIADFKGKRISVGDAGSGTEFNAKQILESYGLTFNDIRKSNLSFKESSDGLQNGTLDACFIVAGIPNAALQELSLSTDIVLVPIGDMQIREITSQYKYYTEVNIPSNTYNGVNVDTKAVAVKATIAVNNNIPKEDVYNMIKTLFDKQANLSAAHAKGKELNINDAPKGISIPFHSGAVKYYEELGIYVK from the coding sequence ATGAGAAGATTAACAATTATTTACATTTCATTATTTATTTTATTTTTAATTGGATGTGGCAAAAGCGCGAATAAAAATTATATATTTGCAACGGGAGGAACGAGCGGAACTTATTATTCTTTTGGAGGAGTTATTGCAAATCTATGGAATAATAATATTGAAGGCGTTAATGTTACCGCGCAATCTACGGGAGCTTCAGCCGAAAATTTAAGATTGATAAATAGAGGCGAAGCGGATTTTGCATTTGTTCAAAACGATGTTATGGATTATGCATATAACGGAACGGATATGTTTGAGGGAGAAGTTTTAAGCAATTTTTCAGCTATACTTACTTTATATCCCGAAGTCGTTCAAATAGCCGCCACAAAATCGAGCGGAATTAAAAGCATAGCGGATTTTAAGGGAAAGAGAATTTCTGTTGGAGATGCGGGAAGCGGAACGGAATTTAACGCTAAACAAATATTAGAATCTTACGGTTTAACTTTTAACGATATTAGAAAATCAAATCTTTCATTTAAAGAATCGAGCGATGGACTTCAAAACGGCACTTTGGACGCTTGCTTTATAGTCGCGGGAATTCCTAACGCGGCTTTGCAAGAATTATCTTTATCTACCGATATAGTTTTAGTTCCTATAGGAGATATGCAAATAAGAGAAATAACATCTCAATATAAATATTATACAGAAGTAAATATTCCGTCAAATACTTATAATGGAGTAAATGTAGACACTAAAGCCGTAGCGGTTAAAGCGACTATAGCGGTTAATAATAATATTCCTAAAGAAGATGTTTATAATATGATAAAAACATTATTCGATAAACAAGCCAATTTATCCGCAGCTCATGCGAAAGGAAAAGAACTTAATATAAATGACGCTCCAAAAGGAATCTCCATTCCATTTCATTCGGGAGCTGTGAAATATTATGAAGAATTAGGAATTTATGTTAAATAA
- a CDS encoding enoyl-CoA hydratase-related protein, whose translation MEFVKYEEKDMIGYITINREKALNALNSQVLDELNRTFDTVDIKTIRCLILTGAGDKSFVAGADISEMSKLSKLEGEDFGTRGNKVFRKIETFPIPVIAAINGFALGGGCEIAMSCDIRICSDNAVFGQPEVGLGITPGFGGTQRLPRIVGIGMAKQLIYSGKNIKSDEALRIGLVNAVYPQAELMANAEKLAKSIASAAPIAVRNCKKAINEGLQVNMDKAIEIEERLFGNCFETDDQIEGMTAFLEKRKVEKFVNK comes from the coding sequence ATGGAATTCGTTAAATATGAAGAAAAGGACATGATTGGCTATATTACAATTAATAGAGAGAAAGCTCTAAACGCTTTAAACTCTCAAGTATTAGACGAATTGAATAGAACATTCGATACCGTAGATATTAAAACTATAAGATGTTTAATATTGACGGGAGCGGGCGATAAATCATTCGTTGCTGGAGCCGATATATCCGAAATGAGTAAATTAAGCAAGCTTGAAGGCGAAGATTTTGGAACAAGAGGAAATAAAGTATTTCGTAAAATAGAAACTTTTCCTATTCCTGTGATAGCCGCTATAAACGGTTTCGCTTTGGGCGGAGGATGTGAAATTGCTATGAGTTGCGATATTCGTATTTGTTCCGATAATGCGGTATTTGGACAACCTGAAGTCGGACTTGGAATAACGCCAGGATTTGGAGGCACTCAAAGACTTCCTAGAATAGTAGGAATAGGCATGGCAAAACAGCTTATATATTCTGGTAAAAATATAAAATCTGACGAAGCTTTAAGAATAGGACTCGTTAATGCGGTTTATCCTCAAGCCGAACTTATGGCTAATGCGGAAAAATTGGCAAAATCTATAGCAAGCGCGGCGCCTATAGCGGTTCGTAATTGCAAAAAAGCCATTAACGAAGGCTTGCAAGTTAATATGGATAAGGCTATAGAAATAGAAGAGAGATTATTTGGCAACTGTTTTGAAACGGATGACCAAATTGAAGGTATGACGGCTTTTTTAGAAAAAAGAAAAGTTGAAAAATTTGTAAATAAATAA
- a CDS encoding methyl-accepting chemotaxis protein: protein MIHKLQSLKVRMPLIIIGLFVLAIAVLVVVTQVMVTNTINKVTYTGFDNTVMGYASLMDTWFEDQLDIAKVYVKSDPVRNYLTMRTEETRDAALTRLRVFNGDNQYTINMGITDINGNVLIDASNASLIGQNVFSIHPDLRQKVQGNRDAAFGDNITRSLTTGGWSLVLISKVHDRVNNRVIGYLYYMLDWSYLIKERVEQLVIGETGALFCADDTLTIKIHSKIESINSTLPQDFSKAFEDKKGIINYVFNGEDRVAAYTTLTYRPWVLGISMTKQEIEKDNVRVVRAIIIISLVSIIIMAILVSLFIKSITTPLGLITGLSKEIADGDLRTTKQKIHRKDELGELSNAFVAMRKKLVTTIHKVEDSANQISAAAKELAEQNTDLSRRTESQAASIEETSASMNEISNNIRQSSNDSVNGNKMIMDSKDSIENAGNIISETTKNIEEVHEASSKIKDITKIIEDIAFQTNILALNASVEAARAGEQGKGFAVVASEVRNLAQTTQTSVKSITDLIENVYNKIDKATETARESQTIFVEIQNKIDEASTMMQNISHSAVEQQSGIDQIKIAIEEMDTTTQRNAALVEEATASADVLFSQSKELMDAIHIFQLPENNSDR, encoded by the coding sequence ATGATACACAAACTTCAAAGTTTAAAAGTAAGAATGCCTTTAATAATAATCGGACTGTTTGTTTTGGCAATAGCGGTTTTGGTTGTAGTAACTCAAGTAATGGTAACGAATACTATTAATAAAGTTACTTATACGGGTTTTGACAATACGGTAATGGGATATGCATCCTTAATGGATACTTGGTTTGAGGACCAATTAGATATCGCTAAAGTATATGTTAAATCGGACCCTGTTAGAAATTATTTAACTATGAGAACGGAAGAAACTAGAGACGCCGCATTGACAAGGTTGAGAGTTTTTAATGGAGACAATCAATATACAATAAATATGGGCATAACCGATATCAACGGAAATGTTTTAATCGATGCAAGCAACGCGTCTTTAATAGGACAAAATGTATTTAGTATTCATCCCGATTTGAGACAAAAAGTGCAAGGCAATAGAGACGCCGCTTTTGGCGATAATATAACGCGTTCTTTAACTACGGGAGGTTGGAGTTTAGTATTAATATCTAAAGTTCATGATAGAGTAAATAATAGAGTTATCGGTTATTTATATTATATGCTCGATTGGAGTTATTTAATAAAAGAGCGCGTAGAACAACTCGTTATAGGAGAAACAGGAGCTTTATTCTGCGCAGATGATACTCTTACGATAAAAATTCATAGTAAAATAGAAAGTATAAATTCGACTCTTCCGCAAGATTTTTCAAAAGCCTTTGAAGACAAAAAAGGGATAATAAATTATGTGTTTAATGGAGAAGATAGAGTAGCCGCATATACTACTTTGACTTATCGTCCTTGGGTTTTGGGAATATCTATGACTAAACAAGAGATAGAAAAAGATAATGTAAGAGTAGTGAGAGCTATAATAATTATATCTTTAGTTTCTATAATAATAATGGCTATTTTAGTTTCTTTATTTATAAAATCTATTACTACTCCTTTAGGATTGATAACGGGATTATCTAAAGAGATAGCGGATGGAGATTTAAGAACAACTAAACAAAAAATACATCGTAAAGACGAACTTGGAGAGCTTTCAAACGCTTTTGTAGCTATGAGAAAAAAATTGGTAACTACTATACATAAAGTTGAAGATTCTGCAAATCAAATAAGCGCAGCCGCTAAAGAATTAGCCGAACAAAATACGGATTTGTCTCGTAGAACGGAAAGTCAGGCTGCAAGCATTGAAGAAACTTCGGCGTCTATGAATGAAATTTCTAATAATATAAGACAATCTTCAAACGATTCTGTAAACGGAAATAAAATGATAATGGATTCAAAAGATTCTATTGAAAATGCAGGAAATATAATATCCGAAACTACTAAAAATATAGAAGAAGTTCATGAAGCAAGTTCAAAAATTAAAGATATAACTAAAATAATTGAAGATATAGCCTTTCAAACCAACATACTCGCCCTTAACGCTTCGGTAGAGGCTGCAAGAGCGGGAGAACAGGGAAAAGGTTTTGCCGTTGTAGCTTCTGAAGTTAGAAATTTGGCTCAAACGACTCAAACTTCGGTAAAAAGCATAACCGATTTGATTGAAAATGTTTATAATAAAATAGACAAAGCCACCGAAACTGCAAGAGAATCTCAAACTATATTTGTTGAAATTCAAAATAAGATTGACGAAGCTTCAACAATGATGCAAAATATAAGTCATAGCGCGGTTGAACAACAGAGCGGAATCGACCAAATAAAAATTGCCATTGAAGAAATGGATACTACAACTCAAAGAAACGCCGCTTTGGTTGAAGAGGCTACGGCGTCTGCGGATGTTTTATTTTCTCAATCTAAAGAATTAATGGACGCGATTCATATATTCCAACTTCCAGAAAATAACAGCGATAGGTAA
- the tpx gene encoding thiol peroxidase: protein MKITFQGGEVHLEGAALTEGAKAPNFSGAKTDLSAWSLSDAGSTVKIISSVPSLDTPVCDIQTKRFNKEAANLDGVTVVTVSLDLPFAQARWCAAANANSHIVLSDYAERDFGKKYGTLIQELKLLTRAVFVLDKDNVVRYVQYVPEITNEPDYEAALKAAKALL, encoded by the coding sequence ATGAAAATAACATTTCAAGGCGGAGAAGTTCATTTAGAAGGAGCGGCATTAACCGAAGGCGCAAAAGCCCCTAATTTTTCGGGAGCAAAAACAGATTTAAGCGCCTGGTCTCTTTCGGATGCAGGTTCTACCGTAAAAATAATATCGTCAGTGCCTTCTTTAGACACGCCCGTATGCGATATTCAAACTAAAAGATTTAATAAAGAAGCCGCTAATTTAGACGGCGTAACTGTTGTAACAGTTTCTTTAGATTTGCCTTTTGCTCAAGCGAGATGGTGCGCTGCTGCAAATGCCAATTCTCATATAGTTTTATCCGATTATGCAGAGAGAGATTTTGGCAAAAAATACGGAACTCTTATACAAGAATTAAAACTTTTAACAAGAGCCGTATTCGTATTGGATAAAGATAATGTTGTCCGATATGTTCAATATGTTCCTGAAATTACAAACGAGCCTGATTATGAAGCCGCTTTAAAAGCCGCTAAAGCTCTTTTATAA
- a CDS encoding TRAP transporter permease, with product MSKENHHIHILSAEEIDNYMSKYDSESRYRRYKDWKKYLIIIISAIFCLFQLYSILSGRITAQVLRATHLAFVMLLAYLLFPMKKDMPKDKLPFYDIILAIVGAAAWSYIVFNFESLVRRAGIYTTLDIFVGIVGILILFEACRRIVGLPILIISLIFIIYALFGAYAPGFLNHRGYSYQRLVSHLFYNTEGIMGTPIGASATFIFLFIFFGALLDKTGIGQFFIDICNAIAGGFDGGPAKVAVLTSAMFGTVSGSSVSNTVGTGSFTIPMMKSLGYRSEFAGAVEASASTGGQIMPPIMGAASFLMADSLGIPYMEVAKAAIIPAILYFTGIFIMVHLEAKKTGLKGLSKESLPKFGELLLKRGYLIIPLLTIIIFFILGKTAIYAGLMGIISAVFVAIINNIIDILQKRKISFGFNDIVDVVCNAARNIISVAIACAMAGIVIGVITLTGLGLKVGAGLVSISGGISILLLILTMISSIILGMGVPTTANYLITSTIAAGAIISLGFKPLAAHMFVFYFGIIADVTPPVALAAMAGAAIAKSDPFKTGLEASKLAIGAFIIPYIFIFNPAMLMLDTNLVEVIQIIITSIIGMFGVASCLEGYVFRKCFWIERVLFITAGLLLIYPGSITDIIGLATIIILVLIQIFTRKKNKTAIVN from the coding sequence ATGAGTAAAGAAAATCATCATATTCATATTTTAAGCGCGGAAGAAATAGATAATTATATGAGCAAATATGATAGCGAATCGAGATATAGAAGATATAAAGATTGGAAAAAATATTTAATTATAATAATATCCGCTATATTTTGTTTATTTCAATTATATTCTATACTTTCGGGCAGAATAACGGCGCAAGTTTTGAGAGCTACGCATTTGGCTTTTGTAATGCTTCTTGCTTATTTATTATTTCCAATGAAAAAAGATATGCCAAAAGATAAACTTCCATTTTATGATATTATACTTGCTATAGTCGGAGCGGCTGCATGGAGTTATATCGTTTTTAATTTTGAATCTTTAGTTAGAAGAGCGGGAATATATACGACTTTAGATATTTTTGTGGGAATAGTCGGAATATTAATATTATTTGAAGCTTGCAGAAGAATAGTCGGACTTCCAATTTTAATAATTTCTTTAATATTTATAATTTACGCTTTATTTGGGGCTTATGCGCCGGGATTTTTAAATCATAGAGGTTATTCTTATCAAAGACTCGTATCTCATTTATTTTATAATACCGAAGGAATAATGGGAACGCCAATAGGAGCTTCGGCGACATTTATATTTTTATTTATATTTTTTGGAGCTTTGCTTGATAAAACGGGAATAGGACAATTTTTTATAGATATTTGTAACGCTATCGCGGGCGGTTTTGACGGAGGTCCCGCGAAAGTTGCCGTTTTAACGAGCGCAATGTTTGGAACGGTTTCGGGAAGTTCGGTTTCAAATACGGTTGGCACGGGAAGTTTTACAATACCAATGATGAAATCTCTTGGCTATCGTTCGGAGTTTGCAGGCGCAGTCGAGGCTTCGGCTTCTACGGGCGGACAGATTATGCCTCCTATAATGGGAGCTGCAAGTTTTTTAATGGCGGATAGTTTAGGAATTCCTTATATGGAAGTTGCAAAAGCGGCGATTATTCCCGCGATTTTATATTTTACGGGAATTTTTATAATGGTTCATCTTGAAGCAAAAAAGACGGGACTTAAAGGTTTGTCGAAAGAATCTCTTCCAAAATTCGGAGAACTTCTTCTTAAAAGAGGTTATTTAATAATTCCTTTATTAACTATAATAATATTTTTTATTCTTGGAAAAACGGCAATATACGCGGGATTGATGGGAATAATATCCGCGGTTTTTGTCGCTATAATAAACAATATTATTGATATTTTACAAAAAAGAAAAATCAGCTTCGGATTTAACGATATTGTAGATGTTGTTTGTAATGCTGCAAGAAATATAATAAGCGTTGCTATTGCCTGCGCTATGGCGGGAATAGTAATAGGCGTTATAACTCTTACGGGATTAGGCTTAAAAGTCGGCGCGGGATTAGTTTCAATATCGGGAGGAATTTCTATTTTATTATTAATATTAACTATGATTAGCTCAATAATACTTGGCATGGGAGTTCCTACGACTGCAAATTATTTGATAACTTCAACTATTGCCGCTGGAGCTATAATAAGTTTAGGATTTAAACCTTTAGCGGCGCATATGTTTGTATTTTATTTTGGTATAATCGCAGATGTAACGCCTCCCGTTGCTTTGGCTGCTATGGCGGGAGCTGCTATAGCTAAATCGGACCCTTTTAAAACGGGACTTGAAGCGAGCAAATTGGCTATTGGAGCTTTTATAATTCCTTATATATTTATATTTAATCCTGCTATGCTTATGTTAGATACAAATTTAGTTGAAGTTATACAAATAATAATAACCTCTATTATAGGAATGTTCGGAGTAGCTTCTTGTTTGGAAGGATATGTATTTAGAAAATGTTTTTGGATTGAAAGAGTATTATTCATAACCGCTGGATTACTACTAATATATCCTGGTTCAATTACCGATATAATCGGTTTAGCTACGATAATAATTTTAGTTTTGATTCAAATATTTACGAGAAAGAAAAATAAAACCGCTATAGTTAATTAA
- a CDS encoding DUF1850 domain-containing protein, whose product MKKIIVLLALIIILFIPIFPKLLINNKIFDIEKKEFIISYTHSVNRGRVRDYYIIKSKYIILSKTRFMSYGAGIPEPEKRQKFRETEDYIEISDINRKIDNLYLFVGTIANHKIEIDEKKIELKEIFKPQENIKIEYKILSIFEYIKLLILNKLEDK is encoded by the coding sequence ATGAAAAAAATTATTGTATTATTAGCCTTAATTATAATATTATTTATTCCAATATTTCCTAAATTATTGATAAATAATAAAATATTTGATATAGAAAAGAAAGAGTTTATAATTTCATATACTCATTCCGTGAATAGAGGACGAGTTAGAGATTATTATATTATTAAAAGTAAATATATTATTCTTTCAAAAACAAGATTTATGTCTTATGGAGCGGGAATTCCCGAACCTGAAAAAAGACAAAAATTTAGAGAAACAGAAGATTATATTGAAATAAGCGATATTAATAGAAAAATTGATAATTTATATTTATTTGTAGGAACTATCGCCAATCATAAAATAGAAATTGACGAAAAGAAAATAGAATTAAAAGAAATATTTAAACCGCAAGAGAATATAAAGATAGAATATAAAATTTTATCTATATTTGAATATATAAAATTATTAATATTAAATAAATTGGAGGACAAATGA
- a CDS encoding 3-hydroxyacyl-CoA dehydrogenase family protein — protein sequence MKVGVIGAGAMGSGIAQAFATTEGYEVCLCDIKEEFAANGKARIVKSFDGRVAKGKMEKSEADKIVSKISIGLKEICKDCDLIVEAAFESMEVKKTTFKELHEICKPDCVFSSNTSSLSITEIGAGIGRPVIGMHFFNPAPVMKLVEVISGINTPREIAEKIITISKEIGKTPVEVNETAGFVVNRILVPMINEAIDLYSMGVASVEGIDNAMKLGANHPMGPLALGDLIGLDIVLAIMEVLQRETGDPKYRPSALLRKMVRGGMLGQKTGKGFYDYSK from the coding sequence ATGAAAGTAGGAGTAATTGGAGCGGGAGCTATGGGTTCTGGAATAGCTCAAGCTTTTGCAACAACCGAAGGCTATGAAGTTTGCTTATGCGATATTAAAGAAGAATTCGCAGCTAACGGAAAGGCAAGAATAGTTAAAAGTTTTGACGGTAGAGTGGCAAAAGGAAAAATGGAGAAAAGCGAAGCGGATAAAATCGTTTCAAAAATCTCTATAGGATTAAAAGAAATCTGTAAAGATTGCGATTTAATAGTAGAAGCGGCTTTTGAAAGTATGGAAGTAAAGAAAACTACATTTAAAGAATTGCATGAAATTTGCAAACCCGATTGCGTATTTTCTTCAAACACTTCTTCTCTATCTATCACGGAAATTGGAGCGGGAATAGGCAGACCCGTTATAGGAATGCATTTCTTTAATCCAGCGCCCGTTATGAAATTAGTTGAAGTTATTTCAGGCATCAACACTCCAAGAGAGATTGCCGAAAAAATAATAACTATTTCTAAAGAGATAGGAAAAACTCCCGTTGAAGTTAATGAAACGGCGGGATTTGTAGTAAATAGAATTCTCGTTCCTATGATTAACGAAGCTATAGATTTATATTCTATGGGCGTAGCTTCAGTTGAAGGAATCGATAACGCTATGAAACTTGGAGCTAATCATCCTATGGGACCTTTGGCTTTAGGCGACTTAATCGGACTCGATATTGTTTTGGCTATTATGGAAGTTCTTCAAAGAGAGACAGGCGACCCAAAATATCGTCCAAGCGCATTGCTTAGAAAAATGGTTAGAGGCGGAATGCTCGGACAAAAAACGGGAAAAGGATTTTACGATTATTCAAAATAA